One window from the genome of Osmerus eperlanus chromosome 3, fOsmEpe2.1, whole genome shotgun sequence encodes:
- the slc37a1 gene encoding glucose-6-phosphate exchanger SLC37A1 isoform X3, whose product MPHPHPTPSPASFPQCDRRVCDQRLSWLQDQMAACCAGLPPSPLYRAFTFILTFLLYTSFHLSRKPISIVKSELHRNCSSLSEVQAPSGQPTLHSDVDCSWKPFDKSNYKQLLGAMDYSFLCAYAIGMYLSGIIGERLPIRWYLTVGMLTSGLFTCLFGLGYIYNIHSLGFYIFVQIANGLVQTTGWPSVVTCIGNWFGKGRRGLIMGLWNSHTSVGNILGSLIAGYWVSSNWGLSFIVPGLIIALMGLVCFLFLIEHPNDLKTIHAQNPVLCSNHKPKKTWKGMNGHKELYNYKGGKDQSWENAELLLPPDNGRVYVPVQQVVVVKSESEPSAISFMGALRIPGVIEFSLCLLFAKLVSYTFLFWLPLYITKTAHLDAKKAGNLSTLFDVGGIVGGILAGVISDKMGKRATTCAVMLFLAAPTLYGFSMISEFGLGPTIGMLVVCGGLVNGPYALITTAVSADLGTHKSLKGNARALSTVTAIIDGTGSVGAALGPLLAGLLSEGGWNRVFYMLMTADFIALLLLLRLVMKEMTHSKPLPSTAVELKEH is encoded by the exons GTACAGAGCCTTCACCTTcatcctcaccttcctcctgtACACTAGCTTCCACCTTTCTAGGAAGCCCATCAGCATTGTCAAG aGTGAGCTACATAGGAACTGCTCGTCTCTCAGTGAGGTCCAAGCCCCTAGCGGCCAGCCAACGCTACACTCTGATGTAGACTGTAGCTGGAAGCCCTTTG ATAAAAGCAACTACAAGCAGCTGTTGGGAGCCATGGATTACTCATTCCTGTGTGCCTATGCTATTGGCATGTACCTCAG TGGTATCATTGGTGAACGCCTGCCCATCCGTTGGTACCTGACAGTGGGCATGTTGACTAGCGGCCTCTTCACTTGCCTGTTTGGCCTGGGCTACATCTATAACATACACAGTCTCGGCTTCTATATATTTGTCCAG ATTGCCAATGGCTTGGTTCAGACCACTGGATGGCCAAGTGTGGTCACCTGTATTGGAAACTGGTTTGGCAAGGGAAG ACGAGGCCTGATCATGGGCCTATGGAACTCCCACACCTCCGTAGGGAACATCCTAGGCTCCCTGATAGCTGGATACTGGGTCTCTTCTAACTGGGGATTGTCTTTTATCGTTCCTGGTCTCATAATAGCCCTCATGGGCCTGGTctgcttcctcttcctcatcgaAC ATCCAAATGATTTGAAGACCATCCATGCCCAGAACCCGGTACTTTGCAGTAAT CATAAGCCAAAAAAGACCTGGAAAGGGATGAATGGACACAAGGAACTGTACAACTACAAGGGAGGCaaagatcag AGCTGGGAGAACGCAGAACTGCTTCTCCCCCCAGACAATGGGAGGGTTTACGTTCCTGTTCAACAAGTGGTGGTAGTGAAGAGTGAGTCAGAGCCCTCTGCAATCAGTTTCATGGGAGCCCTACGCATACCG GGAGTGATTGAGttctccctctgtttgctgtttgccaaACTAGTCAGCTACACCTTCCTTTTTTGGCTGCCTCTTTATATCACCAAAACGG CTCACTTGGATGCCAAGAAGGCCGGGAATCTGTCCACTCTGTTTGACGTGGGAGGAATTGTTG GTGGAATCTTGGCTGGGGTTATCTCTGATAAGATGGGTAAGAGAGCCACCACCTGTGCAGTAATGTTATTCCTGGCTGCTCCCACA CTTTACGGCTTCTCAATGATCAGTGAGTTCGGCCTGGGACCCACTATTG gtaTGCTAGTAGTGTGTGGAGGACTGGTGAATGGACCATATGCCCTTATCACAACTGCAGTTTCTGCTGACCTg GGAACACACAAGAGCCTGAAGGGCAATGCCAGGGCCCTGTCCACGGTTACAGCCATCATCGATGGAACAGGATCCGTAG GTGCAGCACTGGGGCCCCTGTTGGCAGGACTGCTGTCTGAGGGAGGCTGGAACAGGGTCTTCTACATGCTGATGACAGCAGACTTCATAGCTCTGCTG CTGTTGCTGCGGCTGGTGATGAAGGAGATGACCCATAGCAAACCTCTCCCTAGCACTGCTGTGGA
- the slc37a1 gene encoding glucose-6-phosphate exchanger SLC37A1 isoform X4, translated as MSTRIGLQAHSFCEVHLPSQPSLHQPHPLPPPNMAPVPPGIRFLVSFNKVQWYRAFTFILTFLLYTSFHLSRKPISIVKSELHRNCSSLSEVQAPSGQPTLHSDVDCSWKPFDKSNYKQLLGAMDYSFLCAYAIGMYLSGIIGERLPIRWYLTVGMLTSGLFTCLFGLGYIYNIHSLGFYIFVQIANGLVQTTGWPSVVTCIGNWFGKGRRGLIMGLWNSHTSVGNILGSLIAGYWVSSNWGLSFIVPGLIIALMGLVCFLFLIEHPNDLKTIHAQNPVLCSNHKPKKTWKGMNGHKELYNYKGGKDQSWENAELLLPPDNGRVYVPVQQVVVVKSESEPSAISFMGALRIPGVIEFSLCLLFAKLVSYTFLFWLPLYITKTAHLDAKKAGNLSTLFDVGGIVGGILAGVISDKMGKRATTCAVMLFLAAPTLYGFSMISEFGLGPTIGMLVVCGGLVNGPYALITTAVSADLGTHKSLKGNARALSTVTAIIDGTGSVGQQPVPIHQLFC; from the exons GTACAGAGCCTTCACCTTcatcctcaccttcctcctgtACACTAGCTTCCACCTTTCTAGGAAGCCCATCAGCATTGTCAAG aGTGAGCTACATAGGAACTGCTCGTCTCTCAGTGAGGTCCAAGCCCCTAGCGGCCAGCCAACGCTACACTCTGATGTAGACTGTAGCTGGAAGCCCTTTG ATAAAAGCAACTACAAGCAGCTGTTGGGAGCCATGGATTACTCATTCCTGTGTGCCTATGCTATTGGCATGTACCTCAG TGGTATCATTGGTGAACGCCTGCCCATCCGTTGGTACCTGACAGTGGGCATGTTGACTAGCGGCCTCTTCACTTGCCTGTTTGGCCTGGGCTACATCTATAACATACACAGTCTCGGCTTCTATATATTTGTCCAG ATTGCCAATGGCTTGGTTCAGACCACTGGATGGCCAAGTGTGGTCACCTGTATTGGAAACTGGTTTGGCAAGGGAAG ACGAGGCCTGATCATGGGCCTATGGAACTCCCACACCTCCGTAGGGAACATCCTAGGCTCCCTGATAGCTGGATACTGGGTCTCTTCTAACTGGGGATTGTCTTTTATCGTTCCTGGTCTCATAATAGCCCTCATGGGCCTGGTctgcttcctcttcctcatcgaAC ATCCAAATGATTTGAAGACCATCCATGCCCAGAACCCGGTACTTTGCAGTAAT CATAAGCCAAAAAAGACCTGGAAAGGGATGAATGGACACAAGGAACTGTACAACTACAAGGGAGGCaaagatcag AGCTGGGAGAACGCAGAACTGCTTCTCCCCCCAGACAATGGGAGGGTTTACGTTCCTGTTCAACAAGTGGTGGTAGTGAAGAGTGAGTCAGAGCCCTCTGCAATCAGTTTCATGGGAGCCCTACGCATACCG GGAGTGATTGAGttctccctctgtttgctgtttgccaaACTAGTCAGCTACACCTTCCTTTTTTGGCTGCCTCTTTATATCACCAAAACGG CTCACTTGGATGCCAAGAAGGCCGGGAATCTGTCCACTCTGTTTGACGTGGGAGGAATTGTTG GTGGAATCTTGGCTGGGGTTATCTCTGATAAGATGGGTAAGAGAGCCACCACCTGTGCAGTAATGTTATTCCTGGCTGCTCCCACA CTTTACGGCTTCTCAATGATCAGTGAGTTCGGCCTGGGACCCACTATTG gtaTGCTAGTAGTGTGTGGAGGACTGGTGAATGGACCATATGCCCTTATCACAACTGCAGTTTCTGCTGACCTg GGAACACACAAGAGCCTGAAGGGCAATGCCAGGGCCCTGTCCACGGTTACAGCCATCATCGATGGAACAGGATCCGTAGGTCAGCAACCAGTGCCTATCCACCAATTGTTTTGCTAA